ttttattattgttattttaattatttcctaatatttttttcgtcttttttttttcttaattgtttacCATGAGCTCCAATCCTCCCGAGTCCAAAACCAAAATTAGAAAGCACGAGGagaatttctaaataaaaaagaagaagagaaatacttaatttaaatgaaatcaacGGTAAGAGAATAAATCTAAATTGTGTTTCCCCTGCTATAAATGTATGATCTTGCAAAATACAAGTAGGCTATGAATCCCAAAGCACTAAGACCAGCAAGCAGCCAATAGAAATAATCAAGGTGTGCCCTGTTGAGATTGTTGGCGAACCAGCTCTCTTGACCATCTCCGCTTGTTGCTTCATCAATGACAGAGACAAGAAAGCTACTTAAAAAGCTTCCTGCTCCTAGGATACTGAGGTAGAGTGAGAGACCCACACTCCTTAGTTCCTTTGGGACCTGATCATAGAAAAATTCTTGAAGTCCGACAATGGTGAGCACATCAGCAACACCGCATAGGATATACTGAGGAACCAGCCACCAGATACTCATCGGAACTGTCACATGTGGAAGATCAACCAGCCCATGCTCTTTGGCAGTTTCAAGTCTTTTCATTTCAACAAGAGCTGCAGTAACCATGGAAATAGCTGAGAAAACCATTCCTGTTCCAATTCTTTGAAGCATTGTGATGCCAGAAGGTTTCCGGGTTAGACCTCGTGCTATAGGGACAACAATGCGGTCGTATACTGGGATAAACAGAATGATGGCAAACCCGATGAAGGTTTGAAGTGAAGCAGCCGGAATTTGGAAGTCTGAGACAATTGTTCTGTCCAGCGTAGCCCCTTGCTTTGTGAAGAAAGTCGTGGTCTGTGCAAACACAATTGCATAAGCAAAACTTGTGATCCATATTGGAACAAGCTTCAACAACGCTTTTGTGTCGACTACATCATTGCCACTGCAGACATTTTGATCTACCATTGAACCATCTGGTGCAAGCAACGCTTTGTTGAGGAACCTTCCACAACAGAAGCTGCTGTGTTAGAACTTAAAAGAGACTTTAATCAAGAGAAGAACTGAAGAGTTgtttcatttaataaattttccatGAACCACAAAACCAGTAATAAATCCTCTTCATCTGAATGTAAAAGCTTCCTTTTTGCTGAAGTTATGTCTCCTCCACTTCatttcaattcttaaaaaaagaagaagattatttttcttacttGAATTGCTCGTGACTTTGATGCCACTGGCAAGCATCCTCTTCACCAGGCATAGCTGAAGGAGGAGCTGTGTGTCGATTTCTAATTGCTCTATGAATCACCCGACCAATTCTCATAAATGGATTTTTCTCATCCCCATTGACACTATACCTGTAAGTTCTGCTTCCAAGCAAGAGAATAAGCAGGGCAGTCGTCATCACGATACAAGGGATTCCAAATCCAAGGGCCCAACTGAGGTTATCTTGGATGTAGACCATCACGACGAGAGTCAA
This genomic stretch from Populus alba chromosome 19, ASM523922v2, whole genome shotgun sequence harbors:
- the LOC140954140 gene encoding protein NRT1/ PTR FAMILY 5.10-like; amino-acid sequence: MTISHLSNISSGTERSGAAAPLIEAGDDSVNGSVDHKGNPVHRSTSGGWRSASFIIAVEVAERFAYYGISSNLITYLTGPLGQSTASAAANVNTWSGTATLLPLLGAFVADSFLGRYRTIIAAPLIYILGLGLLTLAATLTSDSVHDLQNVKDAMLSAPSQFQVTLFFFSIYLVAFGQGGHKPCALAFGADQFDGQNPKESKAKSSFFNWWYFYSSVGINLTLVVMVYIQDNLSWALGFGIPCIVMTTALLILLLGSRTYRYSVNGDEKNPFMRIGRVIHRAIRNRHTAPPSAMPGEEDACQWHQSHEQFKFLNKALLAPDGSMVDQNVCSGNDVVDTKALLKLVPIWITSFAYAIVFAQTTTFFTKQGATLDRTIVSDFQIPAASLQTFIGFAIILFIPVYDRIVVPIARGLTRKPSGITMLQRIGTGMVFSAISMVTAALVEMKRLETAKEHGLVDLPHVTVPMSIWWLVPQYILCGVADVLTIVGLQEFFYDQVPKELRSVGLSLYLSILGAGSFLSSFLVSVIDEATSGDGQESWFANNLNRAHLDYFYWLLAGLSALGFIAYLYFARSYIYSRGNTI